One Aliidiomarina minuta genomic region harbors:
- the bamA gene encoding outer membrane protein assembly factor BamA, with protein MTLKKLLIGAVLLGVGTTAQATESFVVEDIQVQGLQRVALGAALTYIPVRVGEEVDSGLIAETIRELYASAHFDDVQIYRRDGVLMVRVKERPTISDITFEGNSDIEDEQLTDSLSNSGITIGEQLDKTMISDIEKGLEDFYQSVGKYNASVSVALVNLPRNRVELRFNFVEGAAAEIAQINFIGNNSFSREELLGQVELRDELPWWNIIGKRQYQQQQLGGDLENLESFYRNQGYARFSIDSVQVAMTPERDGIYITINITEGEQYEVKEVTVLGDLRGHDSVIQRVAETAKNRRYNAGYMTGIEESIKGFLGRYGYAYPEVRSIPDMDDENLTVDLTFVVEPGARAYVRRIDFTGNNATKDEVLRREMRQMEGAWLNDQLVQTGKVRLERLGHFETVEVDTVRVPGEEDKVDLVYRVKEQPSGNITAGIGYGSWGGLSLNAGISQENFFGTGNQVSFQVNTNRFSKDARISARDNYFTDDGVSLGGNVFYQTYDGGRAQTQRFNRTSYGVATDLGFPINEYNRINFGIGFTNTGISQFNQFEQMQNFYQRYVDPQNPEGALNFRTVDLTAAWSRVTLNRGVYPTAGSSNRLNAKVTTPNSDLQFFKLNYRFRHYLPLDSDHNFVFLTRFSAGYGNGYGSDGQFDYTLPFWENFYGGGAESLRGFETNRLGPRGLTRQPTFIQGPPDAEGNPTQIALGPEFDNITVERFQTLGGNAMVHGGFELIFPTPFVSDEASNTVRTSFFVDVGTIWDTEFDYSQYEDLQTSGTLWDYGSPRNYNASYGASIQWLSPMGALTFSFGFPIRSMDPRIEETFTFNLGTTF; from the coding sequence ATGACGTTGAAAAAGCTGTTAATCGGAGCGGTACTTTTGGGTGTTGGCACTACGGCGCAAGCAACTGAATCGTTCGTAGTAGAAGATATTCAGGTACAAGGTTTGCAACGTGTCGCTTTAGGCGCTGCACTGACTTATATTCCCGTACGCGTGGGCGAAGAAGTAGACTCAGGACTAATTGCCGAGACTATCAGAGAGCTTTATGCTTCCGCACACTTTGACGATGTTCAGATATATCGTCGTGACGGCGTGTTAATGGTTCGCGTAAAAGAACGTCCAACCATTAGTGATATTACCTTTGAGGGTAATAGTGATATCGAAGATGAGCAGTTGACAGACAGCCTGAGTAACAGCGGTATCACGATAGGTGAACAGCTGGACAAGACAATGATATCGGATATTGAGAAAGGTCTTGAAGACTTTTATCAGAGCGTTGGTAAGTACAATGCATCGGTATCTGTAGCTCTGGTTAACCTGCCTCGTAACCGGGTTGAATTACGGTTTAATTTCGTGGAAGGTGCTGCCGCAGAAATTGCGCAAATTAATTTCATTGGTAATAACAGCTTTTCACGGGAAGAGTTGCTTGGTCAAGTCGAGCTGCGTGATGAGCTGCCATGGTGGAATATCATTGGTAAAAGACAGTATCAGCAACAGCAGTTAGGTGGTGATCTGGAAAATCTGGAGTCGTTTTATCGCAATCAGGGTTATGCCCGGTTTTCGATTGACTCAGTTCAGGTGGCTATGACGCCAGAGCGGGATGGTATTTATATCACTATAAATATTACCGAGGGCGAACAGTATGAAGTAAAAGAGGTTACTGTCTTAGGTGATCTTCGCGGCCATGATTCAGTGATTCAACGGGTAGCCGAAACCGCCAAAAACCGACGTTATAACGCCGGTTACATGACAGGTATAGAAGAGTCCATTAAAGGTTTTCTGGGACGTTACGGTTATGCCTATCCGGAAGTACGCTCAATACCCGATATGGATGACGAAAATCTGACAGTCGATTTGACCTTTGTGGTTGAACCGGGTGCCCGCGCTTATGTAAGACGTATTGACTTCACTGGCAACAATGCCACTAAAGACGAAGTACTACGTCGTGAAATGCGGCAGATGGAAGGCGCCTGGTTAAATGATCAGCTCGTGCAGACAGGCAAGGTTAGGTTAGAGCGCTTAGGTCATTTTGAAACGGTTGAAGTGGATACGGTTCGGGTGCCTGGTGAAGAAGATAAGGTTGACCTGGTATATCGGGTTAAAGAACAGCCCTCAGGCAATATAACAGCAGGTATAGGTTATGGCAGTTGGGGTGGTTTAAGTCTGAATGCTGGTATTTCCCAGGAAAATTTCTTCGGCACAGGGAATCAGGTAAGCTTTCAGGTGAATACCAACCGTTTCTCGAAAGATGCACGTATCTCGGCGCGAGACAATTACTTTACTGACGATGGGGTAAGCCTGGGCGGCAATGTTTTCTATCAGACTTATGATGGCGGCAGGGCGCAGACGCAGCGGTTTAACCGCACCAGTTATGGTGTCGCCACGGATCTTGGTTTTCCTATCAATGAATATAACCGCATTAATTTTGGTATCGGTTTCACCAATACGGGTATTTCGCAGTTTAATCAATTTGAACAGATGCAGAATTTTTATCAGCGTTACGTGGATCCGCAGAACCCTGAAGGGGCACTGAATTTCAGGACTGTTGATTTAACGGCAGCCTGGTCCAGGGTCACTTTGAACCGTGGAGTTTATCCAACAGCGGGCTCGTCGAATCGACTGAATGCGAAAGTGACTACGCCAAACAGTGATTTACAGTTCTTCAAACTGAACTACCGTTTTCGTCACTATCTGCCGCTCGATAGTGATCACAACTTTGTTTTCCTGACTCGTTTCAGTGCTGGTTATGGTAACGGTTACGGTAGTGATGGGCAGTTTGATTATACCCTGCCATTCTGGGAAAATTTTTATGGTGGTGGAGCGGAATCCTTGCGCGGCTTTGAAACTAACCGTTTAGGCCCACGTGGTCTCACACGTCAACCGACTTTCATTCAGGGACCTCCTGATGCGGAAGGTAATCCGACGCAAATAGCGCTGGGACCAGAGTTTGATAATATTACAGTAGAGCGATTCCAGACTCTCGGCGGTAATGCCATGGTTCATGGTGGTTTTGAATTGATTTTCCCTACACCTTTTGTTAGCGATGAAGCTTCAAATACAGTACGCACCAGCTTTTTTGTCGATGTGGGTACCATATGGGATACTGAGTTTGACTATTCCCAGTATGAAGACCTTCAAACCTCGGGTACGTTATGGGATTATGGCAGTCCGCGCAATTATAACGCTTCTTATGGTGCGTCGATTCAATGGTTGTCGCCTATGGGTGCATTGACCTTTAGTTTTGGTTTCCCGATTCGCTCCATGGATCCACGTATAGAAGAGACCTTTACTTTTAATTTGGGCACAACATTCTAA
- a CDS encoding OmpH family outer membrane protein has translation MKNLIKSILLVTALAATSLGMSATASAETNRIAVVDVGAVFQQLPQRDEIAQSLQREFRERIERMQEMEQEIGELRERIQRDESIMSEDERNQAMQEFEQRVGQAQQRGEELNEEMRRRQNEERDRLLSQMQTVIAGIAEEEGYDIVLEANSVAFARDSYDISSKIIEEMTND, from the coding sequence TTGAAAAACTTAATTAAATCTATATTGTTAGTTACTGCTTTAGCAGCTACGTCTCTGGGAATGAGCGCTACAGCAAGCGCGGAAACTAATCGTATTGCTGTCGTTGATGTAGGTGCAGTCTTCCAGCAGCTTCCACAGCGTGACGAAATTGCGCAGAGTCTGCAACGCGAATTCCGTGAACGTATTGAGCGTATGCAGGAAATGGAGCAGGAGATTGGTGAGTTGCGTGAACGTATTCAGCGTGATGAATCTATTATGAGCGAAGATGAGCGCAACCAGGCTATGCAGGAATTTGAACAGCGTGTAGGTCAGGCTCAGCAACGAGGCGAAGAGTTAAATGAAGAAATGCGTCGCCGTCAGAACGAAGAACGCGATCGCCTGTTAAGCCAAATGCAAACTGTGATAGCCGGTATTGCAGAAGAAGAGGGTTATGACATAGTGCTGGAAGCTAACAGTGTCGCTTTCGCTCGTGATAGTTATGACATCTCATCTAAAATTATAGAAGAGATGACTAACGACTAA
- the lpxD gene encoding UDP-3-O-(3-hydroxymyristoyl)glucosamine N-acyltransferase yields MMKSVTLADLASHIGASVRGDASYQVNRLATLASATAEQVSFLANEKYRSQLADTGAGAVIMHPDADDGRARNALLTTNPYLGYAKVAQLLDTSPKRAQDIHPTAVISAQANLGKNVAVGAHAVIESGAHIADNVVIGAQCFVGENVEIGEGSRLFPQVTLYHNVVLGKGCTVHSSSTIGADGFGWATENGKWVKIPQLGRVIVGDNVDIGANSSIDRGALDDTIIGSGCIIDNLVQIGHNVVLGEGTAIAGQAGIAGSTRIGKNCLIGGQAGLGGHIEIADNVQLHGQAMVTKSIDKAGVYASGNPVAPQGEWAKTGVRYRQLPDLFKRVKALETKLNIKDQ; encoded by the coding sequence ATTATGAAAAGTGTAACTTTGGCAGACCTGGCATCGCATATTGGCGCATCTGTACGTGGCGATGCCAGCTATCAGGTAAATCGTCTGGCGACACTGGCTTCAGCAACTGCTGAGCAAGTGTCATTTCTGGCTAATGAAAAATACCGTTCTCAGTTAGCAGATACTGGAGCAGGTGCAGTTATTATGCATCCTGATGCCGACGATGGCAGGGCACGAAATGCCTTATTAACTACAAATCCTTATTTGGGTTACGCTAAAGTAGCACAACTACTCGATACCTCTCCTAAGAGAGCTCAGGATATTCATCCAACAGCGGTTATTAGCGCACAGGCTAACCTGGGCAAGAATGTTGCAGTAGGTGCTCATGCTGTTATCGAGAGTGGCGCTCATATTGCCGATAACGTGGTGATTGGAGCTCAGTGTTTCGTTGGTGAAAATGTAGAGATAGGTGAAGGCTCACGACTCTTTCCGCAGGTTACTCTTTACCATAATGTGGTTTTGGGTAAGGGCTGCACTGTACATTCCAGTAGCACAATTGGAGCTGATGGCTTTGGTTGGGCCACTGAAAATGGAAAATGGGTTAAAATCCCCCAGTTGGGTCGGGTTATTGTGGGTGACAATGTAGATATTGGCGCCAATAGTAGTATCGACCGTGGGGCGCTTGATGACACTATTATAGGATCTGGTTGTATTATTGATAATTTGGTGCAGATTGGGCATAACGTTGTGCTTGGCGAAGGGACTGCAATAGCTGGACAGGCTGGTATTGCTGGAAGTACCCGAATCGGCAAGAACTGCCTTATCGGTGGCCAGGCCGGTTTGGGCGGCCACATTGAAATCGCCGATAATGTGCAACTACATGGTCAGGCAATGGTTACCAAGTCTATTGATAAAGCAGGCGTGTACGCTTCTGGTAACCCGGTTGCACCGCAAGGTGAGTGGGCTAAAACCGGAGTGCGTTACCGCCAGTTGCCAGACCTATTTAAGCGAGTCAAAGCGCTGGAAACTAAACTAAATATAAAAGACCAGTAG
- the fabZ gene encoding 3-hydroxyacyl-ACP dehydratase FabZ — MTEQANNGFDIREIQRILPHRYPFALIDRVISYVPGESLHAIKNITMNEPVFTGHFPGEPIFPGVLLLEAMAQATGLLGFKMMENEIGSDEMYLFAGIDKARFKRQVTPGDRVDFHVTFIKERRGLWKFSGEAKVDGQVAASAELMCARRNMKP, encoded by the coding sequence TTGACAGAACAGGCTAATAATGGATTTGATATCCGTGAAATTCAGCGTATTTTACCGCACCGTTATCCGTTTGCTTTAATTGATCGTGTTATCAGTTATGTGCCAGGCGAATCCTTGCATGCGATTAAAAACATTACCATGAATGAACCCGTATTTACCGGGCACTTTCCCGGAGAACCTATTTTTCCCGGTGTTCTTTTACTTGAAGCTATGGCTCAGGCAACCGGTCTGCTTGGTTTTAAGATGATGGAAAATGAAATCGGTAGCGATGAAATGTACCTTTTTGCAGGTATTGATAAAGCGCGATTTAAACGCCAGGTTACACCGGGCGACCGAGTCGACTTTCACGTTACTTTCATTAAAGAGCGCCGAGGGCTCTGGAAATTCAGTGGTGAGGCCAAAGTCGATGGTCAGGTGGCTGCCAGTGCCGAACTTATGTGCGCCAGAAGGAATATGAAACCTTGA
- the lpxA gene encoding acyl-ACP--UDP-N-acetylglucosamine O-acyltransferase: MIHETAIIETGAKLGANVEVGPWTFIGSNVEIGDNCKIGSHVVLRGPTWLGRNNQIFQFSSIGEDCQDKKYAGEDTKLIIGDNNVFRECTTVHRGTVQDNRLTQIGDGNLFMAYVHVAHDCVIGNDNILANATTLAGHVHVGDQVIMGGFTGVHQFCKIGSHAFTAVNSVVIQDIPPYIMAQGHNAVPRAINAEGLKRRNFSKEQIQNIRRAFKILYRSGLTLDNALSEIRGMQAEELDIMVDFIDSSSRGIIR, from the coding sequence TTGATTCATGAAACTGCCATTATAGAAACAGGGGCTAAATTAGGGGCTAACGTAGAAGTTGGCCCCTGGACGTTTATTGGCTCTAACGTCGAAATTGGTGATAACTGTAAAATTGGCTCGCACGTGGTTTTGCGGGGGCCTACCTGGCTGGGTCGTAATAATCAGATTTTCCAGTTTTCCTCAATCGGGGAAGATTGCCAGGACAAAAAGTATGCTGGCGAGGATACGAAGCTGATTATTGGTGACAATAACGTATTTCGTGAATGCACCACAGTGCACCGAGGGACTGTACAGGATAATCGGCTGACTCAGATAGGCGATGGTAATCTGTTTATGGCGTATGTGCATGTTGCTCATGATTGCGTGATAGGGAACGACAACATCCTGGCCAATGCAACTACCCTGGCTGGCCATGTTCATGTCGGTGACCAGGTTATTATGGGTGGCTTTACCGGTGTGCATCAGTTTTGCAAAATAGGCTCCCATGCCTTTACTGCGGTTAACTCCGTCGTGATTCAGGATATTCCACCTTACATTATGGCGCAGGGGCATAATGCAGTGCCTCGGGCGATAAATGCTGAAGGCCTGAAGCGACGCAATTTCAGTAAAGAACAGATTCAGAATATTCGCCGAGCCTTTAAAATTCTTTATCGTAGCGGTTTAACTCTGGACAATGCATTGTCAGAGATACGGGGCATGCAAGCCGAAGAGTTGGATATTATGGTAGATTTTATTGACTCCAGCTCGCGTGGAATTATTCGCTAG
- the lpxB gene encoding lipid-A-disaccharide synthase produces MNEEQKPLRVAIVAGESSGDILASSLMKALKAEVADIDFIGVGGPLMQQEGMQSLFDIERLSVMGIVDVVKQLPDLLQARRQVIDYMLEQRPDVFIGVDAPDFNIPIELKLKQAGLTTVHYVSPSVWAWRQKRVFKIKAATNQVLCLLPFEKAFYDKFDVPSTFIGHTLADDIPLQNSAQQAREALGLAHDKTYVGLLPGSRRTEVGLLSEPFIKAACLIQQRYPEAEFLVPMVNQARREQFEAALAEHGADLQVTFFEGRSREVMTACDSLLLASGTVSLEAMLLKRPMVVAYKFSWLNYQLLRNLVKVEHFSLPNLLAGEAMVPELLQQQVTAESLAMQVFDHLENDQSALLDKFYQLHQQLQLGASRKAAEAVLNVISKH; encoded by the coding sequence GTGAATGAAGAGCAAAAGCCCCTCCGGGTAGCCATTGTGGCCGGAGAATCTTCTGGCGATATTTTAGCTTCCAGTTTAATGAAAGCCCTCAAAGCCGAGGTTGCGGATATTGATTTTATCGGTGTCGGTGGTCCATTGATGCAGCAGGAAGGCATGCAGTCGCTGTTCGATATAGAGCGCTTGTCAGTGATGGGCATAGTGGATGTCGTTAAACAGTTACCTGACTTACTGCAGGCACGTCGTCAGGTTATCGATTATATGCTGGAGCAACGTCCGGATGTATTTATTGGTGTCGATGCACCTGACTTCAATATTCCCATAGAACTTAAATTGAAGCAGGCTGGTTTGACGACGGTACATTATGTCAGCCCTTCAGTCTGGGCATGGCGTCAAAAACGTGTGTTTAAAATTAAGGCTGCAACAAATCAGGTGCTTTGCCTGCTTCCTTTTGAAAAAGCGTTTTACGATAAATTTGATGTGCCCAGTACTTTTATCGGTCACACTCTGGCAGACGATATCCCTTTGCAGAACTCTGCTCAGCAGGCACGCGAGGCACTTGGGCTCGCACACGATAAAACCTATGTGGGTTTACTGCCGGGTAGTCGCCGTACTGAAGTAGGTTTATTGAGCGAGCCGTTTATAAAAGCCGCCTGTCTGATTCAGCAAAGGTATCCAGAAGCTGAGTTTTTGGTGCCTATGGTTAATCAGGCACGTCGGGAGCAGTTTGAAGCGGCGTTGGCGGAACATGGAGCCGACCTGCAAGTTACTTTCTTTGAAGGTCGTTCCCGAGAGGTTATGACTGCTTGTGATAGCCTGTTGCTTGCTTCTGGCACAGTGTCTCTGGAAGCTATGTTGCTTAAACGTCCAATGGTTGTTGCCTACAAATTCAGCTGGCTGAATTATCAATTATTGCGTAATCTGGTCAAAGTAGAGCATTTTTCTCTTCCTAATCTGCTGGCCGGGGAGGCGATGGTACCTGAATTACTGCAACAGCAGGTAACCGCAGAGAGCTTAGCGATGCAGGTTTTTGACCATTTAGAGAATGATCAAAGTGCTTTGCTTGATAAGTTTTATCAACTGCACCAGCAACTTCAATTAGGTGCCAGCCGCAAAGCCGCAGAAGCGGTATTAAATGTAATTAGTAAGCACTAG
- a CDS encoding glutathione S-transferase family protein: MGLLVDGQWHDQWYDTSKTGGRFVRTEAQFRNWITEDGEAGPDGQEGFKAESGRYHLYVSYACPWAHRTLIFRQLKGLTEHISYSAVQPLMLENGWEFGSGDLTDPLFGSDFMHQIYTRAKSDYSGRVTVPVLWDKKQATIVSNESAEIIRMLNSGFNKLTGNTDDYYPESLHAEINEINEFVYDNVNNGVYKCGFATTQSAYEEAFESLFAALDKLEQRLAGQRFLVGSTITEADWRLFTTLVRFDAVYVGHFKANLKRILDYPNLWNFVRDLYQRPGVAQTVNMQHIKKHYYGSHKTINPHGVVPVGPEVDFTAPHDRRKFS, encoded by the coding sequence ATGGGCTTATTAGTAGACGGCCAGTGGCACGATCAATGGTACGACACCTCAAAAACAGGTGGTCGTTTTGTGCGTACTGAGGCCCAGTTTCGCAACTGGATTACCGAAGATGGAGAAGCAGGACCCGATGGGCAGGAAGGCTTCAAAGCTGAATCAGGGCGCTATCACCTGTATGTCTCCTATGCCTGCCCCTGGGCGCATCGAACTCTCATATTTCGCCAGCTGAAAGGCCTGACCGAGCATATTTCGTATTCTGCTGTGCAGCCATTAATGTTAGAGAATGGCTGGGAGTTTGGCAGTGGAGACTTAACAGATCCTTTATTCGGCAGTGATTTTATGCACCAGATATACACTCGGGCGAAAAGCGACTACAGCGGACGAGTAACAGTGCCGGTGCTTTGGGATAAAAAGCAGGCAACTATTGTCAGTAATGAATCAGCAGAGATCATTCGTATGCTCAATTCTGGCTTCAATAAGCTGACGGGTAATACGGATGATTATTATCCAGAATCACTTCACGCAGAGATTAACGAAATTAATGAGTTTGTTTACGATAACGTCAATAACGGTGTCTATAAATGTGGTTTTGCGACTACTCAGTCAGCTTACGAAGAAGCATTTGAGTCGTTATTTGCAGCTCTGGATAAACTAGAGCAAAGGTTAGCTGGGCAGCGCTTTTTAGTCGGTTCAACAATCACTGAGGCGGATTGGCGTTTATTTACCACTCTGGTCAGGTTTGATGCGGTTTATGTAGGACACTTTAAAGCCAATTTAAAACGTATTCTGGATTACCCCAATTTATGGAACTTTGTGCGTGACCTTTATCAGCGGCCAGGTGTAGCGCAGACCGTTAACATGCAACATATTAAGAAGCATTATTATGGCAGCCATAAAACTATAAACCCGCATGGTGTAGTGCCTGTGGGCCCTGAAGTAGACTTTACGGCACCTCACGATCGGAGGAAATTCAGCTAA
- a CDS encoding pirin family protein produces MSEAIIQRRVRGMPAQDGAGVKLSRVINQPSYKHQDPFLMLDEFKSDNPDDYIAGFPPHPHRGFCTLTYMLEGCMAHKDSQGNTGEVGPGGLQWMKAARGMIHSEMPKQKDGMMWGFQLWINLPAAEKMSDPAYADIMGDEVPVVNHDAGQVRVLAGNYEDKTGPVNAPGRDFLFLDFRFTESGQLKLATQGQKTRLAYLYQGELRIGEQTLHAGELVELSAEGDLNLRAQKGAGLILLAAEPIAEPIAQYGPFVMNTEQELQQAFADYQSGRLTA; encoded by the coding sequence ATGAGTGAAGCAATTATTCAGCGTCGAGTACGAGGCATGCCAGCTCAGGATGGAGCCGGTGTAAAATTAAGTCGGGTAATAAACCAGCCGTCTTATAAACATCAGGATCCTTTCTTGATGCTGGACGAGTTTAAATCCGATAATCCGGATGACTATATTGCTGGCTTTCCGCCACATCCACATCGCGGCTTTTGCACTTTAACCTACATGCTGGAAGGCTGTATGGCGCATAAAGATTCGCAGGGAAACACCGGTGAAGTAGGGCCGGGTGGACTGCAGTGGATGAAAGCAGCCCGAGGCATGATTCATTCAGAAATGCCGAAACAAAAAGACGGTATGATGTGGGGTTTTCAGCTTTGGATTAATCTGCCCGCGGCAGAAAAAATGAGCGACCCAGCCTACGCTGACATCATGGGTGATGAAGTGCCTGTGGTTAATCATGATGCTGGCCAGGTGCGCGTGCTTGCTGGTAACTATGAAGATAAAACCGGGCCTGTGAATGCTCCTGGCCGGGACTTTTTGTTTCTCGACTTTCGTTTTACTGAAAGCGGCCAGTTAAAGCTCGCAACACAAGGCCAGAAAACCCGTCTGGCGTACCTTTATCAGGGCGAGTTACGAATCGGTGAGCAAACTCTGCATGCCGGGGAACTCGTGGAATTGTCAGCAGAAGGTGACTTGAACCTAAGAGCACAGAAAGGTGCCGGTTTAATTTTGCTAGCTGCGGAGCCTATTGCTGAGCCGATAGCCCAGTATGGACCTTTTGTGATGAATACTGAGCAGGAATTGCAGCAAGCCTTTGCTGATTATCAAAGTGGTCGTTTAACCGCTTGA
- a CDS encoding tetratricopeptide repeat-containing response regulator, producing MTDQLNLADKKILIIDDQKPFQIMLKGLLSQLGARDITAVATGEAGVASHNRHGFDILLVDYNLGRGKNGRQVLEEMRVRDLLHPNGLFFIITGESTRPMVLSAIELQPDDYLMKPFSIGVLRTRLKRSFQKRASIAKVYQTMYDKEYQACIKACRAHIEEEGRYRNYCRQLLSELYLKLGKLEPAEKAVRELLDEQRFSWGVLALAKVKFAQGDYPESIELCHEVIRSTPNAVEAYDVLARALEGDEQPIKALEAGRKAVTLAPFSMARQLYMSELARDGEQFELAKQAMFNVLDISRKSVYRHPKHLCNYIRSILDAAEHSESRLEINKYQQEASLALQRARQDDSFNNSKLSYPQLENAFLARIEAFNGRYTQAQAYLNTVAGDFIQNNADIAREIAPDIAVAFLDIGEFERAHALIRQQQKSQQLDNYNQKLLQSRLTASEDQHEAFMKSNKQGIKSYTKGDFGEAIQHFDEALKMAPMNSGVALNYIQAAIKILGNTEAPHQYLVDGCKRSFKVIEGLTLPKSHHARYEQLKSDFTAIQGTL from the coding sequence ATGACTGACCAACTTAACCTGGCGGATAAGAAAATTCTTATCATTGATGACCAGAAACCTTTTCAGATTATGCTAAAGGGACTGCTGTCACAGCTGGGGGCGAGAGATATCACTGCAGTCGCAACCGGGGAAGCAGGTGTTGCCTCTCACAACCGCCATGGTTTTGATATTCTACTGGTTGATTACAACCTGGGACGAGGTAAAAACGGCCGTCAGGTACTGGAAGAAATGCGCGTACGTGATCTGCTACACCCCAATGGCTTATTTTTTATAATTACAGGTGAAAGCACCCGCCCTATGGTGCTCAGTGCAATTGAACTGCAGCCCGACGATTACTTAATGAAACCCTTTTCCATTGGTGTGCTGCGCACTCGATTAAAAAGAAGCTTTCAGAAAAGAGCCAGCATCGCCAAAGTCTACCAAACCATGTACGACAAGGAGTATCAGGCCTGTATCAAAGCCTGCCGGGCTCATATCGAAGAAGAAGGCCGCTATCGTAATTACTGTCGCCAGCTCTTATCTGAACTATACCTGAAGCTTGGTAAGCTTGAGCCGGCAGAAAAAGCGGTACGGGAACTGTTAGACGAACAGCGTTTCAGTTGGGGTGTGCTAGCGCTGGCTAAAGTAAAATTTGCCCAGGGCGATTACCCGGAATCCATTGAATTGTGTCATGAAGTTATTCGTTCAACGCCCAATGCTGTTGAGGCATATGACGTCTTAGCCCGTGCACTGGAAGGCGATGAACAACCAATAAAAGCACTTGAAGCTGGACGCAAAGCCGTTACTTTGGCTCCTTTTTCAATGGCTCGCCAGCTATATATGAGTGAGCTGGCCCGGGATGGCGAACAGTTTGAACTGGCAAAACAAGCGATGTTTAATGTATTGGATATCAGCCGTAAATCCGTATATCGCCACCCTAAACATCTGTGCAACTATATTCGCAGCATTCTGGACGCCGCCGAACACAGTGAATCAAGGCTGGAAATCAATAAATACCAGCAGGAAGCGTCACTCGCATTGCAACGCGCACGCCAGGATGACAGCTTTAATAACTCCAAACTCAGTTATCCTCAGCTGGAAAACGCCTTTCTGGCGAGAATTGAAGCCTTCAACGGTCGTTATACTCAGGCCCAGGCTTACCTGAATACAGTGGCTGGTGACTTTATTCAGAATAATGCTGATATAGCCCGGGAAATAGCGCCCGATATTGCGGTTGCTTTCCTTGATATTGGTGAATTTGAAAGGGCTCATGCATTGATACGCCAGCAACAGAAAAGTCAGCAGTTAGATAATTACAATCAAAAATTACTGCAAAGCCGTTTAACCGCCTCAGAAGATCAACATGAAGCTTTTATGAAGTCCAATAAACAAGGCATTAAAAGTTACACCAAAGGTGATTTCGGAGAAGCGATTCAGCATTTCGACGAAGCTTTAAAAATGGCACCTATGAATAGCGGCGTAGCACTTAATTATATTCAGGCAGCGATTAAGATACTAGGTAACACGGAAGCCCCGCACCAATACCTGGTCGATGGCTGCAAGCGCAGCTTCAAAGTTATTGAAGGCCTGACGCTGCCAAAGTCGCATCACGCTCGTTATGAACAATTGAAATCTGACTTTACTGCCATACAGGGTACACTCTAA
- a CDS encoding VC2046/SO_2500 family protein — MDAANNTQQTSPAEWIQHEIPLGKHLSEAFQSGRRADFSYLLSLLSTNATESGFARLQRAPQPDQKWQPPFASAPPQPLGASNSDWQRNPSKAIHDSFTSWRLLNALQPEALHLHNDSKALAGAVRDNCSGFVRARWADRESAENLQTEEAGLVDIIDNLRGVDRSAA; from the coding sequence ATGGACGCAGCTAACAACACACAACAAACCAGCCCGGCAGAGTGGATTCAGCACGAGATTCCGCTGGGTAAACATCTGTCAGAAGCTTTTCAAAGTGGTCGCCGGGCTGATTTTAGTTATTTGTTGTCGTTGCTTAGTACCAATGCTACTGAAAGTGGCTTTGCCCGCTTGCAGCGTGCCCCACAGCCAGACCAGAAGTGGCAGCCGCCTTTTGCCAGCGCACCTCCGCAGCCTTTGGGAGCCAGCAACTCGGACTGGCAGCGCAATCCTTCCAAAGCCATACATGACAGTTTTACCAGCTGGCGACTACTAAATGCTTTACAGCCAGAAGCCTTACATTTGCATAATGACAGTAAAGCCCTGGCGGGAGCAGTGCGAGACAATTGCTCTGGTTTCGTGCGTGCACGCTGGGCTGATAGAGAGTCGGCTGAAAATCTGCAGACTGAGGAAGCCGGACTGGTTGATATTATTGATAACCTGCGGGGCGTTGATCGCAGCGCAGCGTGA